Proteins co-encoded in one Brassica oleracea var. oleracea cultivar TO1000 chromosome C4, BOL, whole genome shotgun sequence genomic window:
- the LOC106342659 gene encoding squalene epoxidase 2, mitochondrial isoform X1, with protein MKLAVIQNLPRLGLTTTTASLGSPLPSPRLSLSTRRLRNTSLTTGTAFPRRKKDGHERASLISAETVIMAPAIEFDQFILATFFASLFALVLVFVLRRSSRDRKDDADSNRSKRNRGLDVVSSRNDAVSRNLAAEDDSGIDVIIVGAGVAGAALAHTLGKEGRRVHVIERDLSEQERIVGELLQPGGYLKLIQLGLEDCVKEIDAQRVLGYALFKDGKHTKLSYPLEAFDSNVSGRSFHNGRFVQRMRDKAATLSNVRLEQGTVTSLLEENGTVKGVQYKTKEGNELRLYAPLTVVCDGCFSNLRRSLCKPKVDVPSTFVGLVLENCELPFANHGHVVLADPSPILLYPISSSEVRCLVDVPGQKLPPIANGEMAKYLKTQVAPQIPPEAREAFIAAVEKGNIRTMPNRSMPADPVPTPGALLLGDSFNMRHPLTGGGMTVALADIVVLRDLLRPIHSLKDKEALSKYIESFYTLRKPVVSTINTLAGALYKVFLASSDEAKTEMREACFDYLSLGGVCSSGPVALLSGLNPRPLSLVLHFFAVAIYAVGRLMLPFPSIKSFWLGARVISSASGIIFPIIKAEGVRQMFFPRTISALYRTPPLQ; from the exons ATGAAACTGGCAGTTATCCAGAACCTTCCACGACTTGGATTAACAACAACCACCGCATCTCTTGGATCTCCCTTACCCTCTCCTCGTCTCTCTCTCTCCACGCGTCGCCTCAGAAACACTTCCTTAACCACCGGAACCGCCTTTCCTCGCCGCAAGAAAGACGGACACGAACGCGCATCTCTGATCTCTGCAGAGACAGTAATAATGGCGCCGGCGATTGAATTCGATCAGTTCATTCTAGCTACGTTTTTCGCTTCTCTGTTCGCGTTAGTGCTTGTATTCGTCTTGCGTCGGAGTAGTCGTGATCGTAAAGATGATGCGGATTCGAATCGGAGTAAGAGGAATCGTGGCCTCGACGTCGTTTCTTCTCGGAACGATGCGGTATCTAGGAATCTTGCCGCGGAGGATGATTCCGGAATCGATGTTATAATCGTCGGAGCTGGTGTTGCTGGTGCCGCTCTCGCTCATACTCTCGGCAAG GAAGGACGAAGAGTGCACGTTATAGAAAGAGACTTGTCTGAGCAAGAGAGGATCGTTGGTGAATTGCTTCAACCTGGTGGTTACTTGAAGTTAATTCAGCTCGGCCTTGAAG ATTGCGTGAAGGAGATAGATGCTCAACGAGTTCTTGGTTATGCTCTCTTCAAAGACGGGAAGCACACTAAGCTTTCTTACCCCTTGGAAGCGTTTGATTCGAATGTCTCCGGGAGAAGCTTCCACAATGGGAGATTTGTGCAGAGAATGCGAGACAAAGCCGCTACTCTTTCAAA TGTACGATTGGAGCAAGGAACAGTTACGTCTCTTCTTGAAGAGAACGGGACGGTCAAAGGGGTTCAGTACAAGACCAAAGAGGGCAATGAGCTTAGATTATATGCTCCTCTCACAGTTGTATGTGATGGTTGTTTCTCCAACTTGCGTCGCTCTCTCTGCAAACCTAAG GTGGATGTACCCTCTACTTTCGTGGGTCTTGTCTTGGAGAACTGTGAACTCCCATTTGCAAATCACGGCCATGTTGTTCTCGCTGACCCATCACCCATTTTACTATACCCCATCAGCAGCTCAGAAGTCCGTTGCTTAGTTGATGTGCCTGGTCAAAAACTTCCTCCCATTGCAAACGGTGAAATGGCAAAGTATCTGAAAACACAGGTTGCACCTCAAATACCACCTGAGGCTCGTGAAGCCTTCATTGCCGCGGTTGAAAAGGGTAACATCAGAACCATGCCAAACCGAAGCATGCCAGCTGATCCGGTTCCTACCCCTGGAGCACTCCTTCTAGGTGATTCATTCAACATGCGACATCCTTTAACCGGTGGTGGCATGACCGTTGCATTGGCGGATATCGTTGTGCTCCGTGATCTCCTAAGGCCAATTCACAGCCTTAAAGACAAAGAAGCACTGTCTAAGTACATAGAATCATTCTACACGCTGCGAAAA CCTGTAGTTTCCACCATTAATACATTGGCCGGTGCGTTGTACAAGGTGTTTTTAGCATCTTCAGACGAAGCGAAAACAGAAATGCGCGAAGCTTGCTTTGATTATCTTAGCCTTGGAGGTGTTTGCTCATCTGGTCCAGTTGCATTGCTCTCTGGTTTGAACCCTCGTCCTTTGAGTTTAGTTCTCCACTTCTTCGCTGTGGCGATCTATGCCGTTGGTCGTTTGATGCTACCATTTCCTTCCATTAAAAGCTTCTGGCTTGGTGCTAGGGTCATCTCG AGTGCTTCAGGCATCATCTTTCCGATAATTAAAGCAGAGGGAGTTAGGCAAATGTTCTTCCCTCGTACCATTTCTGCCTTATACCGCACTCCTCCCCTTCAATGA
- the LOC106342659 gene encoding squalene epoxidase 2, mitochondrial isoform X2 — protein sequence MKLAVIQNLPRLGLTTTTASLGSPLPSPRLSLSTRRLRNTSLTTGTAFPRRKKDGHERASLISAETVIMAPAIEFDQFILATFFASLFALVLVFVLRRSSRDRKDDADSNRSKRNRGLDVVSSRNDAVSRNLAAEDDSGIDVIIVGAGVAGAALAHTLGKEGRRVHVIERDLSEQERIVGELLQPGGYLKLIQLGLEDGKHTKLSYPLEAFDSNVSGRSFHNGRFVQRMRDKAATLSNVRLEQGTVTSLLEENGTVKGVQYKTKEGNELRLYAPLTVVCDGCFSNLRRSLCKPKVDVPSTFVGLVLENCELPFANHGHVVLADPSPILLYPISSSEVRCLVDVPGQKLPPIANGEMAKYLKTQVAPQIPPEAREAFIAAVEKGNIRTMPNRSMPADPVPTPGALLLGDSFNMRHPLTGGGMTVALADIVVLRDLLRPIHSLKDKEALSKYIESFYTLRKPVVSTINTLAGALYKVFLASSDEAKTEMREACFDYLSLGGVCSSGPVALLSGLNPRPLSLVLHFFAVAIYAVGRLMLPFPSIKSFWLGARVISSASGIIFPIIKAEGVRQMFFPRTISALYRTPPLQ from the exons ATGAAACTGGCAGTTATCCAGAACCTTCCACGACTTGGATTAACAACAACCACCGCATCTCTTGGATCTCCCTTACCCTCTCCTCGTCTCTCTCTCTCCACGCGTCGCCTCAGAAACACTTCCTTAACCACCGGAACCGCCTTTCCTCGCCGCAAGAAAGACGGACACGAACGCGCATCTCTGATCTCTGCAGAGACAGTAATAATGGCGCCGGCGATTGAATTCGATCAGTTCATTCTAGCTACGTTTTTCGCTTCTCTGTTCGCGTTAGTGCTTGTATTCGTCTTGCGTCGGAGTAGTCGTGATCGTAAAGATGATGCGGATTCGAATCGGAGTAAGAGGAATCGTGGCCTCGACGTCGTTTCTTCTCGGAACGATGCGGTATCTAGGAATCTTGCCGCGGAGGATGATTCCGGAATCGATGTTATAATCGTCGGAGCTGGTGTTGCTGGTGCCGCTCTCGCTCATACTCTCGGCAAG GAAGGACGAAGAGTGCACGTTATAGAAAGAGACTTGTCTGAGCAAGAGAGGATCGTTGGTGAATTGCTTCAACCTGGTGGTTACTTGAAGTTAATTCAGCTCGGCCTTGAAG ACGGGAAGCACACTAAGCTTTCTTACCCCTTGGAAGCGTTTGATTCGAATGTCTCCGGGAGAAGCTTCCACAATGGGAGATTTGTGCAGAGAATGCGAGACAAAGCCGCTACTCTTTCAAA TGTACGATTGGAGCAAGGAACAGTTACGTCTCTTCTTGAAGAGAACGGGACGGTCAAAGGGGTTCAGTACAAGACCAAAGAGGGCAATGAGCTTAGATTATATGCTCCTCTCACAGTTGTATGTGATGGTTGTTTCTCCAACTTGCGTCGCTCTCTCTGCAAACCTAAG GTGGATGTACCCTCTACTTTCGTGGGTCTTGTCTTGGAGAACTGTGAACTCCCATTTGCAAATCACGGCCATGTTGTTCTCGCTGACCCATCACCCATTTTACTATACCCCATCAGCAGCTCAGAAGTCCGTTGCTTAGTTGATGTGCCTGGTCAAAAACTTCCTCCCATTGCAAACGGTGAAATGGCAAAGTATCTGAAAACACAGGTTGCACCTCAAATACCACCTGAGGCTCGTGAAGCCTTCATTGCCGCGGTTGAAAAGGGTAACATCAGAACCATGCCAAACCGAAGCATGCCAGCTGATCCGGTTCCTACCCCTGGAGCACTCCTTCTAGGTGATTCATTCAACATGCGACATCCTTTAACCGGTGGTGGCATGACCGTTGCATTGGCGGATATCGTTGTGCTCCGTGATCTCCTAAGGCCAATTCACAGCCTTAAAGACAAAGAAGCACTGTCTAAGTACATAGAATCATTCTACACGCTGCGAAAA CCTGTAGTTTCCACCATTAATACATTGGCCGGTGCGTTGTACAAGGTGTTTTTAGCATCTTCAGACGAAGCGAAAACAGAAATGCGCGAAGCTTGCTTTGATTATCTTAGCCTTGGAGGTGTTTGCTCATCTGGTCCAGTTGCATTGCTCTCTGGTTTGAACCCTCGTCCTTTGAGTTTAGTTCTCCACTTCTTCGCTGTGGCGATCTATGCCGTTGGTCGTTTGATGCTACCATTTCCTTCCATTAAAAGCTTCTGGCTTGGTGCTAGGGTCATCTCG AGTGCTTCAGGCATCATCTTTCCGATAATTAAAGCAGAGGGAGTTAGGCAAATGTTCTTCCCTCGTACCATTTCTGCCTTATACCGCACTCCTCCCCTTCAATGA
- the LOC106340064 gene encoding phytosulfokines 2 translates to MANFSALLTITLLLCSTLMCTARPDPTFSASITIFTADPLEKSIEGKLDDVAEENCGANDEDCLMRRSLVAHVDYIYTQKQKKNL, encoded by the exons ATGGCAAACTTCTCTGCTCTTCTCACGATAACTCTCCTCCTTTGCTCCACGCTGATGTGCACCGCCCGTCCCGACCCGACCTTTTCGGCCTCTATCACAATTTTTACGGCTGACCCGCTG GAAAAGAGCATAGAAGGAAAACTGGATGATGTGGCGGAAGAGAACTGTGGTGCTAACGACGAAGATTGCTTAATGAGGAGGTCTTTGGTTGCTCATGTTGATTACATATATACCCAGAAACAGAAGAAGAATCTTTGA
- the LOC106339367 gene encoding GTP-binding protein At2g22870: MVILRCRFLTINLAPLRPSHFQSHKLLHTTRFFRTPNLISTPRITSCSLPTTRSISDEARFARSVLFIPPGVEIEELTDDMVLPGSNIVIGPFAGHSQIKQVEFVKSSARARDCPKDDLPEIAILGRSNVGKSSLINCLVRKKEVALTSKKPGKTQLINHFLVNKSWYIVDLPGYGFAKVSDAVKTDWSAFTKGYFLNRDTLVCVLLLIDASVPPQKIDLDCANWLGRNNVPLTFVFTKCDKMKAAKGKRPDENIKAFQQIIRENFKQHPPWILTSSVSGLGRDELLLHMSQLRNYWDQ, encoded by the exons ATGGTGATACTCCGATGTCGATTCTTAACGATAAATCTCGCTCCTTTACGACCTTCACACTTCCAATCACACAAACTCCTACACACAACCCGATTCTTCCGTACTCCGAATCTCATCTCTACCCCACGAATCACATCTTGCTCTCTCCCCACGACCCGTTCCATCTCCGACGAAGCCAGATTCGCTCGCTCCGTCCTGTTCATACCTCCCGGCGTCGAAATCGAGGAGTTAACAGATGATATGGTGCTTCCGGGCTCCAACATCGTAATCGGACCTTTCGCGGGCCACTCCCAGATCAAACAAGTCGAGTTCGTCAAGAGCAGCGCTCGTGCTCGAGACTGTCCTAAAGACGACCTTCCCGAGATTGCCATCTTGGGTCGTTCCAATGTCGGAAAATCATCGCTTATCAACTGTTTGGTCCGTAAAAAAGAAGTCGCTCTCACTTCCAAGAAACCTG GAAAGACTCAGCTTATCAATCACTTCTTGGTGAATAAGAGTTGGTACATTGTGGATTTGCCTGGTTATGGGTTTGCTAAAGTGTCAGATGCTGTGAAGACGGATTGGTCTGCGTTTACTAAAGGTTACTTCTTGAATAGAGACACACTTGTTTGTGTGCTTCTTCTGATTGATGCAAGTGTTCCTCCTCAGAAGATTGATCTTGATTGTGCGAATTGGCTCGGTCGCAACAAT GTACCGTTGACTTTTGTGTTTACTAAGTGTGATAAAATGAAGGCGGCGAAAGGGAAGAGACCTGATGAGAACATTAAAGCTTTTCAACAGATCATTAGAGAGAATTTCAAACAGCACCCTCCTTGGATTTTGACGAGTAGTGTGTCTGGTTTGGGCAGAGACGAGCTTCTCCTTCACATGTCGCAGCTGAGAAACTATTGGGATCAATAG
- the LOC106338907 gene encoding uncharacterized protein LOC106338907 produces MKLEIHLQPESRSMLVRIPNSTIRKKIVEQEFWHIDNVLFYVAQWSDSVAMQPPVFTTMPLWAHFKGIPVDLYTQEGLGRVGDLLGYPLEVDEFTRRMTNINIAHIKCRVYCSKPLPKCGEIERDNGEVVTVTIECPWFPPLCSCCATPTIVPEESLHVNSELVPPVVETPDPISDQGSTPYVTPPEVPISLDSSPHLAVKTSSKICPNCCSYLIGTRWLYYFSPPPPLDLPPLPYPPNLATPS; encoded by the exons ATGAAGCTGGAAATCCATCTTCAACCTGAGTCCAGATCAATGCTGGTCAGGATTCCTAATTCAACAATTAGGAAAAAGATTGTCGAGCAAGAATTCTGGCATATTGACAATGTGCTCTTTTATGTTGCTCAATGGTCAGACTCAGTCGCAATGCAGCCTCCGGTGTTCACTACCATGCCACTATGGGCGCATTTCAAAGGCATTCCCGTTGATCTCTATACCCAGGAAGGACTTGGCAGAGTTGGAGACCTGTTAGGGTATCCATTGGAAGTAGATGAGTTTACCAGAAGAATGACAAATATCAATATTGCTCATATTAAGTGCAGAGTTTATTGTTCGAAACCTTTACCGAAATGTGGAGAGATCGAAAGAGACAATGGAGAAGTGGTCACTGTCACAATTGAGTGCCCTTGGTTCCCTCCGTTGTGCTCATGTTGTG CTACTCCAACCATCGTTCCAGAGGAAAGTCTTCATGTTAATTCAGAACTGGTACCACCCGTGGTAGAAACTCCTGACCCAATATCTGATCAAGGTTCCACTCCTTATGTCACCCCGCCTGAGGTCCCTATCAGTTTGGACTCTTCTCCTCATCTAGCTGTTAAAACCTCTTCAAAGATCTGTCCAAACTGCTGCTCCTATCTCATTGGAACCAGATGGCTCTATTACTTCTCCCCCCCTCCTCCCCTAGACCTCCCTCCCCTTCCATATCCTCCCAACCTAGCGACCCCCTCCTAA
- the LOC106341198 gene encoding uncharacterized protein LOC106341198: MLTHKSGKRYLVSPAEEFIKYFIRKKSHVSFFYAAEELRFEIVSDDDVAKRTVTISILGTLISEGYKTVKARITVTPREEDITKSCLEYTFEFDKIKNHIRKTEIVESLLTYIDISDTNNNRSDDNFKYNSFDAGYPAEEYFKRKVKAFKEDDDDVTVGDVNRKNKRFTVSFISAPFLSDSYEDGSIFQSMEVAITITPKKDDNSRSRVKWTIKVEKFDYSKEQADFFLIAADHIRETIMAA, translated from the exons ATGTTAACGCACAAATCTGGGAAGCGTTACTTAGTTTCTCCGGCAGAAGAATTCATCAAATATTTTATCAGAAAGAAAAGCCATGTTTCATTCTTTTATGCTGCCG AGGAATTGAGGTTCGAAATCGTGTCGGATGATGATGTTGCGAAGAGAACAGTTACCATCAGCATACTTGGGACCCTAATTTCAGAAGGCTACAAAACGGTCAAAGCAAGAATCACCGTCACTCCTAGGGAGGAAGACATTACAAAAAGCTGCTTGGAGTACACCTTCGAGTTCGACAAGATTAAAAATCACATCAGAAAAACTGAGATCGTCGAATCTCTACTCACGTACATCGATATAAGCGATACCAATAATAACAGAAGTGATGATAATTTTAAGTACAACTCCTTTGACGCTGGGTATCCGGCGGAAGAATACTTCAAACGTAAAGTCAAAGCATTTAAAGAAGATGATG ATGACGTGACGGTGGGGGATGTGAATAGGAAAAATAAGAGATTTACGGTGAGTTTCATCAGCGCTCCTTTCTTGTCGGATTCTTACGAAGACGGAAGTATTTTCCAGAGTATGGAAGTAGCCATCACTATTACTCCTAAGAAAGATGATAACAGCCGTAGCCGCGTGAAATGGACCATCAAGGTCGAGAAGTTTGATTATAGCAAGGAACAAGCAGACTTCTTTCTCATAGCAGCCGATCATATCCGTGAGACTATTATGGCTGCATAG
- the LOC106341437 gene encoding uncharacterized protein LOC106341437, producing MLTHKSGKLEIQSPADEFIKYFIRKKSHVSFFYAAEDLKFEILSADIASRTVTVTILGTLISKSYKMVKATFTVAPREEDITKSCLEYTFEFNEINNYIGITVIVESLLTYILISDGNNINGDNFKYNSFDAGYPAEECFKRYVNEFSDDDDVRMENANNQKRIFTVSFRNAPNLADDMYDDDESIFQMMEVTVTITPKKGDNNRSCVKWTIKVEKVDDNEEESGVFLITADHIRETIMFAIKTL from the exons ATGTTAACGCACAAATCTGGGAAGCTTGAGATACAATCTCCAGCAGACGAATTCATCAAATATTTTATCAGAAAGAAAAGTCATGTTTCATTCTTTTATGCTGCTG AGGACTTGAAGTTCGAAATTTTGTCGGCGGATATTGCGAGCAGAACCGTTACCGTGACCATACTTGGGACCTTAATTTCAAAAAGCTACAAAATGGTCAAAGCAACATTCACCGTCGCTCCTAGGGAGGAAGACATTACAAAAAGCTGCCTGGAGTACACCTTCGAGTTCAACGAGATTAACAATTACATCGGAATAACAGTGATCGTCGAATCTCTACTCACGTACATCTTAATAAGCGATGGCAATAATATTAATGGTGATAATTTTAAGTACAACTCCTTCGACGCTGGGTATCCGGCGGAAGAATGCTTTAAACGTTACGTCAACGAATTTAGCGATGATG ATGACGTGCGCATGGAGAACGCGAATAATCAGAAAAGGATATTTACGGTGAGTTTCAGGAACGCTCCTAACTTGGCGGACGATATGTACGATGATGATGAAAGTATTTTCCAGATGATGGAAGTAACCGTCACTATCACCCCTAAGAAAGGTGATAACAACCGTAGCTGCGTGAAATGGACCATCAAGGTCGAGAAGGTTGATGATAACGAGGAAGAATCAGGCGTCTTTCTCATAACAGCCGATCATATCCGTGAGACTATTATGTTTGCAATTAAGACTCTTTAA